CCTTTGCACTGTCGGCGAATACCTGCAGTTCGATTGCCGTGAAGCGTCCCGCTGTTCCATCCACCAATCCGCCGGTGGCGTAGGGGTTGAAGCGCACGAGTTCGGCCATCAGCGTAACGGCGGCGCTGCGCAGCATGCGCAATTGCTCCGGCTGTTCGTCGGCCAGATACAGTGCTTGGTAGGTGCGCACTGCCTCCTCGATTTCGAGGTTGGTCGGCAGCTCCTCGTTCGGGCCGATGCCGAGCTGACGTGCTGCCTTGCGTTTGGCGAGCCCGTAGTCACGAATGCCTTCTTCGGCGATCAGTCGCGCGGCAGTGCTTGCAATCTGCCGTCTCATGTTGCTGGGGCGCATGGCGGATGCTGCAGAGGGTGGGCGCGTGCCCGGGTTGATAGAATCTGCGGCCATTCTGTCACATCACCCAGCCATGCACATTCACATCCTCGGCATCTGCGGCACCTTCATGGGCGGTGTTGCCGCGCTGGCGCGCGAGGCCGGACATCAGGTCAGCGGCTGCGATGCAGGCGTCTATCCACCGATGAGCACGCAACTCGAACAGCTGGGTATCGACCTGATCGAGGGCTACGATCCGGCGCAGATCGATCTAAAGCCCGACCTGTTCGTCGTCGGCAATGCCGTGTCGCGTGGCAATCCGCTGCTGGAAGCCGTGCTGGATCGCGGGCTGCCCTATGTGTCCGGGCCACAGTGGCTGGCGGAACACGTGCTGGCCGGGCGCTGGGTGCTCGCGGTCGCCGGCACACACGGCAAGACGACGACGACTTCGATGCTGGCCTGGATGCTTGAGGATGCCGGACTGAAGCCCGGTTTCCTGATCGGCGGCGTGCCGCTGAATTTCGGTGTCTCGGCGCGACTGGGCGACGCGCCGTTCTTCGTGATCGAGGCGGATGAGTACGACACCGCGTTCTGCGACAAGCGCTCGAAATTCGTCCATTACCGGCCGCGTACCGCCATCCTGAACAATCTCGAGTTCGATCACGCTGACATCTTCGCTGATCTGGCCGCTATCGAGACTCAGTTCCACCACCTCGTGCGCACCATGCCTGCCAGCGCCCGCATCATTGCCAATGGCGCTGAAGAATCCTTGCGCCGCGTGCTGGCGCGCGGCGTCTGGAGCGACGTCGAGTGGTTCAATACGCCGGCTGGCTGGCAGGTTACGGGGGCCGGACAGGTGCTGCACGTGCGCGGGCCGGCAGGCGAGGACGTTGCGGGCCGGCTTGCGATGCCCGGCATGCACAACGCGAACAACGCGCTGGCGGCCATGCTCGCGGCGCGCCATGCCGGCGTGCGGCCCGAGCATGCGCTCGAATCGCTGGCGACATTCCGGGGCATCCGTCGGCGGCTGGCGCGTATTGGCGAGGCGGCCGGCGTGACGGTCTACGATGACTTTGCGCACCACCCGACCGCGATCGAAGAAACGATCCGCGCGCTGCGCACGGAGGTCGGTGCGGCGCGCATCCTGGCCGTCATCGAGCCGCGATCGAACACGATGAAGCTCGGCGTGATGAAGGCCCGCCTGCCGGCTGCGCTCGAATGTGCCGACCTGACCTTCTGTCTCGGCGGCGATTCCCTGGGCTGGGATGCTGTCGTTGCGCTGGCTCCGCTGGGGCGGCGCGCGCGGGTTGCGCCATCGGTCGATGCGCTGCTCGACCAGTTGATGAATGCGGTGCATCCCGGCGACCATGTGCTCGTGATGAGCAACGGCGGCTTCGGCGGCATCCACCGCAAGTTGCTGAATCGACTTGATCCGTCAGCGGTGTGAGGTCTGCGTCTCGCGTTTTGCGCCGCTGCGATATTGATAAGCGAGGGGGCGTGTGCTAGCTTATCGATTGCCAAGCGGCCCGCAGTGGTCGTATCAGGGGAGCTCCACTTCCGAGGCAGTCCACTTGTCTGCAGTTCTCAGCCAATCCAGCGAGTTCAGCATTGAAGCCCGCCGCAATTGTTCGATGTCGCCGCGCGCGCTCCTGACTTTTTTCCTGGTCACATGTGCGCTGTCGATGGCGATAGCGGCTGCGTGGGCGGCAGTGGGCGTGTGGTGGGTGTTCCCGTTTGCCGGGCTGGAGATCAGCGCGCTCGGGCTTGCGTTCATTGCGTACGGGCGCAGGGTTGGTGACTTTGAACGCATTCATCTCGACGACGAGCGTTTGCTCGTCGAGGTGTGCGAAAAAACGCGTGTGAGCCGATACGAGTTCGCACCGGCATGGGCAAAAGTTGAAACGCGGAAGGTCGGTTTCGGTTCGGAAGTCGTTGTGCGGTGTCGCGACAGACAAGTGACGGTCGGTCGCTACCTCGACGAAAAAGGTCGTGCGAAACTTGCACGTGACCTCGCTGGAAAATTGCGGGAAAGACGTTTTTAGCTGTTTGTTGCTTGGCCGTTGTCTGGAATCACCGTTTCACAGAACCAATCACAACATAAATCTGGGGTTGCACTATGGCGCTATCAAGAGGTGGCTTGCCCATTGCCCGTCGGGCCTGGGCAGCGATGGGTTTGTTTCTGCTTTCGGGCATTGCCCGGGCGGAAATGAAACTGAATCTGCAGGAGCCGATCACGGCGCTCGGTCGCGACGTATACGACCTGCACCTGCTGATGACCATCGTCTGTGGCGTCATTTTCGTCGCCGTTTTCGGTGTGATGTTCTGGTCGGTGTTTGTGCACCGCAAGTCCGCCGGTTACAAGGCAGCGACCTTCCATGAAAGTACGACGGTCGAAATTCTCTGGACCATCGTTCCAGTTTTCATCCTGCTCGGCATGGCGTGGCCCGCGACGAAAACCATCCTCGCCATGCGCGACACCACCAACGCCGACATCACGATCAAGGCAACGGGGTATCAGTGGAAATGGGGTTATGACTACCTGAAGGGCGAGGGCGAAGGCATCAGCTTCGTCAGCACGTTGTCCACCCCGCAGCCGCAGGTGCGGAATGAAGTCCCCAAGGGCGAGAACTACCTGCTCGAGGTCGACAACGAGCTCGTCGTCCCCGTCGGCAAGAAGATCCGCATTCTGACGACCGCGAACGACGTCATCCACGCGTGGTGGGTGCCTGCGCTGGCGGTCAAGCAGGATGCGGTACCGGGCTTCATCCGCGATACATGGTTCCGCGCCGAAAAGACGGGCACCTACCGCGGGCAGTGTGCGGAGCTGTGTGGCAAGGAACATGGCTACATGCCCATCGTCGTCAAGATCGTGACCGAGGAAGAGTACGCGGCATGGGTCGACGGCAAGATGAAGGCAATGGCGGCTGCAGCCGACGATCCGAACAAGATGTACCTCGTCGAAGAACTGACCCCGCGCGGAGAAAAGGTGTTTGCTGCCAACTGCGCAGCCTGTCATCAGGCAAACGGTCAGGGCCTGCCGCCTGCCTTCCCGGCGCTTGTCGGTTCCAAGGTCGTGCTCGGTCCGCAGGACGGACAGATCGACATCCTGCTGAACGGAAAGTCGGGCACGGCGATGGCAGCCTTCAAGCATCTGAGCGACACCGAGCTGGCAGCCGTGATCACATACACCCGGAACAGCTGGGGCAACGCCACCGGCGAAGTCGTTCAGCCGTCGGATATCAAGGTGGCGCGCGAGTAAGCGACCGTCTCCGAACCTTCAGTCAACATTCTAGATTTTCAGGAGATCAACATGGCTGCGATTCCGGGCGGTGCCGACCACGCGCACGATCACGACCACCATCAGCCCAGCGGCATCATGCGCTGGGTGACTACGACGAACCACAAGGACATCGGGTCGATGTACCTGTGGTTCAGCTTTGCGATGTTCCTTGTCGGCGGCGTCATGGCGCTCGTCATCCGCGCCGAGCTGTTCCAGCCCGGCCTGCAGGTGGTCGATCCCGACCGCTTCAACCAGATGACGACGCTGCACGGTCTCATCATGGTGTTCGGCGCGATCATGCCGGCCTTCGTCGGCTTCGCGAACTGGATGATTCCGCTGATGATCGGCGCGTCCGACATGGCGTTCGCACGCA
The sequence above is a segment of the Methyloversatilis sp. RAC08 genome. Coding sequences within it:
- the mpl gene encoding UDP-N-acetylmuramate:L-alanyl-gamma-D-glutamyl-meso-diaminopimelate ligase, which produces MHIHILGICGTFMGGVAALAREAGHQVSGCDAGVYPPMSTQLEQLGIDLIEGYDPAQIDLKPDLFVVGNAVSRGNPLLEAVLDRGLPYVSGPQWLAEHVLAGRWVLAVAGTHGKTTTTSMLAWMLEDAGLKPGFLIGGVPLNFGVSARLGDAPFFVIEADEYDTAFCDKRSKFVHYRPRTAILNNLEFDHADIFADLAAIETQFHHLVRTMPASARIIANGAEESLRRVLARGVWSDVEWFNTPAGWQVTGAGQVLHVRGPAGEDVAGRLAMPGMHNANNALAAMLAARHAGVRPEHALESLATFRGIRRRLARIGEAAGVTVYDDFAHHPTAIEETIRALRTEVGAARILAVIEPRSNTMKLGVMKARLPAALECADLTFCLGGDSLGWDAVVALAPLGRRARVAPSVDALLDQLMNAVHPGDHVLVMSNGGFGGIHRKLLNRLDPSAV
- a CDS encoding DUF2244 domain-containing protein, whose amino-acid sequence is MSAVLSQSSEFSIEARRNCSMSPRALLTFFLVTCALSMAIAAAWAAVGVWWVFPFAGLEISALGLAFIAYGRRVGDFERIHLDDERLLVEVCEKTRVSRYEFAPAWAKVETRKVGFGSEVVVRCRDRQVTVGRYLDEKGRAKLARDLAGKLRERRF
- the coxB gene encoding cytochrome c oxidase subunit II, which gives rise to MKLNLQEPITALGRDVYDLHLLMTIVCGVIFVAVFGVMFWSVFVHRKSAGYKAATFHESTTVEILWTIVPVFILLGMAWPATKTILAMRDTTNADITIKATGYQWKWGYDYLKGEGEGISFVSTLSTPQPQVRNEVPKGENYLLEVDNELVVPVGKKIRILTTANDVIHAWWVPALAVKQDAVPGFIRDTWFRAEKTGTYRGQCAELCGKEHGYMPIVVKIVTEEEYAAWVDGKMKAMAAAADDPNKMYLVEELTPRGEKVFAANCAACHQANGQGLPPAFPALVGSKVVLGPQDGQIDILLNGKSGTAMAAFKHLSDTELAAVITYTRNSWGNATGEVVQPSDIKVARE
- a CDS encoding nucleotidyltransferase, with protein sequence MRRQIASTAARLIAEEGIRDYGLAKRKAARQLGIGPNEELPTNLEIEEAVRTYQALYLADEQPEQLRMLRSAAVTLMAELVRFNPYATGGLVDGTAGRFTAIELQVFADSAKEVELFLLNNGVDFDSRDPRRPDRNSPETTLLFEWDDLPVELAVFPAGLERSKGRERLRAESLRALLDNEEIEE